The Zalophus californianus isolate mZalCal1 chromosome X, mZalCal1.pri.v2, whole genome shotgun sequence genome window below encodes:
- the LOC113915706 gene encoding DDB1- and CUL4-associated factor 12-like protein 2, producing the protein MAPQQTGSRKRKAPAIEAGAASSSSQGLAAADAEGPLLPKKQKRPATRRSLVHYLKGREVGAWGGSGLSGSEGELRGYAVQKLPELLRERELALGTLNKVFASQWLNARQVVCGTKCNTLFVVDVHSGQITRIPLMRDRGPWLARAQPTCGIHAIELNPSKTLLATGGENPNSLAVYQLPTLDPVCLGDRHGHKDWIFTIAWMSDTVAVSGSRDGTVALWRMDPDMFSGSIAWHSDAGLPVYAHIRPRDMETIPRSSTSPSNRKVRALAFSGKNQELGAVSLDGYFHLWKARSTLSRLLSIRLPYCRENVCLTYCDELSLYAVGSQSHVSFLDPRQRQQNIRPLCSREGGTGVRSLSFYQHIITVGTGHGSLLFYDIRAQKFLEERASASPDSSPGPSGRKLKLTCGRGWLNHDDLWVNYFGGIGEFPNALYTHCYNWPEMKLFVAGGPLPSGLHGNYAGLWS; encoded by the coding sequence ATGGCCCCGCAGCAAACAGGTAGCAGGAAGCGGAAAGCGCCGGCGATCGAGGCGGGCGCCGCGAGCTCGTCGTCTCAGGGCTTGGCGGCGGCGGACGCAGAGGGGCCGCTGCTGCCCAAGAAACAGAAGCGGCCGGCGACGCGGCGCTCGCTGGTGCACTACCTGAAGGGCCGCGAGGTGGGCGCGTGGGGCGGCTCCGGGCTCTCGGGCTCCGAGGGCGAGCTGCGGGGCTATGCGGTGCAGAAGCTGCCCGAGCTGTTGAGGGAGCGCGAGCTGGCCCTGGGCACCCTCAACAAGGTGTTCGCGTCGCAGTGGCTGAACGCCAGGCAGGTGGTGTGTGGCACCAAGTGTAACACCCTCTTCGTGGTGGATGTGCACTCGGGCCAGATCACGCGCATCCCCCTGATGCGCGACCGGGGGCCCTGGTTGGCCCGGGCCCAGCCAACTTGCGGCATCCACGCCATCGAGCTGAATCCCTCCAAGACCCTTCTGGCCACTGGGGGTGAGAACCCCAACAGCCTGGCCGTCTACCAGCTGCCCACCCTGGACCCCGTGTGCCTGGGCGACCGCCATGGCCACAAGGACTGGATCTTCACCATCGCCTGGATGAGTGACACAGTGGCTGTGAGCGGTTCCCGCGACGGCACAGTGGCGCTGTGGCGGATGGATCCCGACATGTTCAGCGGCAGCATCGCCTGGCACAGTGACGCGGGTCTCCCTGTGTACGCCCACATCCGTCCGAGGGACATGGAGACCATCCCCAGGTCTAGCACCAGCCCCAGTAACCGCAAGGTGCGGGCTCTGGCCTTCAGCGGCAAGAACCAGGAGCTGGGAGCGGTGTCCCTGGACGGCTACTTCCACCTGTGGAAAGCCCGGAGCACTCTGTCCAGGCTGCTCTCCATCAGGCTGCCCTACTGCCGAGAGAACGTGTGCCTGACCTACTGTGATGAGTTGTCCCTGTACGCGGTGGGCTCCCAGTCCCATGTCTCCTTCTTAGATCCGCGCCAACGTCAGCAGAATATCCGGCCCCTGTGCTCCCGAGAGGGCGGCACGGGTGTGCGCTCGCTGAGTTTCTACCAGCATATCATCACCGTGGGCACGGGCCATGGCTCCCTGCTCTTCTATGACATCCGCGCCCAGAAGTTCCTGGAGGAGAGGGCCTCAGCCAGCCCGGACTCCTCTCCTGGGCCCTCAGGAAGGAAGCTCAAGCTCACCTGTGGCAGGGGCTGGCTCAACCACGATGACCTGTGGGTGAACTACTTCGGTGGGATCGGCGAGTTCCCCAACGCTCTCTACACCCACTGCTACAACTGGCCTGAGATGAAGCTCTTCGTGGCTGGGGGACCTCTCCCTTCAGGCCTCCATGGGAACTACGCAGGCCTCTGGAGCTAA